The genomic region AGGCCGCCGATGAGGATCGCGGAGAGCACCATCAGGCCGAAGCCGATCACGGGCAGCTGCCAGGTGCGCCGCCACAGGGTGGCGAAGAACAGCAGTGCGCAGATGACGGCGATGCAGAACAGGATCGTCTTGGCCGGCAGGTAGGCGTTGGCGTCGACGTACCTCAGGCCCGTCCAGTTGTCGGTCGCCCTGAAGTCGCTGGATTTCACGGCCAGTCCGTACCGGTCGAGCCAGTACGCGACCGCCTTCAGGGCCACGAAGATGCCGATGAGCACCGACAGGTGCCCGGTGGCCGCCGCCGTGGCGCGGGCGCCGGGGCTGGTGACGCGCAGCCCGCCGTACAGGTAGTGCGTGAGCGCGGCGGCGATCACGGACAGGATCGCGGCGGCGAAGCCGAAGCCGAGCAGGAAGCGGTAAAAAGGCAGGTCGAAGGCGTAGAAGGAGACGTCCAGCTTGAACTGGGGGTCCTTCTGGCCGAAGGGCACGCCGTTGACCCACATCAGCCACGTCCGCCACTGGCCGGACGCGGAGGCTCCGGCGATCAGGCCCACCAGGGCCGTGATCCCGAGCAGCAGCCACTTCTTGTAGGGCGCGATGCCCATCCGGTAGCGGTCGAGGTTCTGCTGCTCCATGGACATGGCGCTCAGCGGCGGCCGCAGGCGGTGCGCCAGCCAGATGTTGACCCCGACCGCGAGGGCCATGAGCAGGCCGAAGACGAAGAAGAGCCCGATCTTGGTCCACAGGGTGGTGGTGAAGACCGACGAGTAGTTCACCGACCGGTACCAGAGCCAGTCCGTCCAAAAGCCCGCGAACATGGTGAACACCATGCCGAGGACGGCCAGGACGCCCAGTGTCATGAGCAGGGTCCGGACACGCCGGGACGGGCGGCCCACTCTGATCCGCGGCCCTGTCGGGCCTCCGCCGCGGTCCGGCATCTGGAAAGCCAAGGTGCGCACCTCGAAGTTCGCTGTTGATTCGTAAGGCCCGCGTCTTCACGGACCGTCCGTGGCCCCCGTGATCGCGGGCCCCCACCTATGCAACTTACTCACCGTTTACTCGGTTCCCGATTCCGGCCGGGAACGAGGCAGGATTGTGACCATGTCCAACACTCCCATGGCGGCGAGCCCGCTCACCCGGGCCGTACTCGAGATCGACGAGTACGTCTCCGGCCTCGGCTGGGACCAGTCAGCCCGCCTCTTCGCACTCGTCGACACCGCCCGGCTCCGGGCCGAACAGCCCTCGCTCGCGGACCGGCTCGGTCTGGACGACGAGTCGGAAACCTCCGGCCTCACCCCGATCGAGCAGGACGAAGTGCCAACGGGCAAGCCGCTCGACGAGTTCCTGGCCACCATCGCCTGGCCCGACGCGGTGGCCGGCTGCGCCCTCGCCGTGGAGCGCCTGATGCTGCCGCCGTCCGCGGAGGCCCAGGTTCCGCAGGGCCTGGACGAGGCCGCGCTCTCGAAGTGGGTGGCGGACCACCCGGACCGTCAGGAGGTCCGTATGACGGTCGCGGTCCTGCGGGACGGCACGCGTGAGTCGGCCCTGCGCCTGCGCGAGAAGGACTCCCCGACGGAGGTCCTCACCGGCTCCGACCTGGTACCGGGTCTGGCGGAGGCACTGGCGGCGACGTTCGAGGACTAGCCGGGCGGCTGCGCGGCCCGGGCCGGTCCCCGGCCCGGTGGACTACGTGCCGCACTTCGGCAGATCGGCGGTGTCGCCGCTGCGGAGGTCCTTGAGAGCGCCGAGGGCGTCCTTGATGGTCTTCACCTTGATGAGCGTGAGGCCCTCGGGGGTGTCCTTGGCGGCGGCCTCGCAGTTGTCGGCGGGCGTCAGGAAGTACTGCGCGCCTTTGGCCCGCGCACCCACGGTCTTCATCTCGATGCCGCCGATGGGACCGACCTTGCCCTCGTCGTCGATCGTCCCGGTACCGGCCACGAACTTGCCCCCGGTCAGGCTGCCGGGCGTGAGCTTGTCGTAGATGCCGAGCGCGAACATCAGACCGGCGCTCGGCCCGCCGACGTCGGCCAGCTTGATGTCGATGGTGAACGGGAACGTGTGGTCCGTCCCCGCGGAGATCCCCACGATGGCCCGCTTCTTGCCGTCGTCGTCCGACGTCGTCGTCGTGATGGTGACGTCCTGCGTCTTCGTCGGCGTCCGCTTCTCCTTCTCCGCGGCGGCCTGCTCCTTGGCGGGCACGATCGTGAAGCGGACGTCCTGGCCCGGCTCGTGCTTCGTGACGAGCTTCGCGACGTCGGCCGGCTCCTTCACCGCCGTACCGTCGACGGCCTTGATCACGTCCCCGGCGTGCAGCTTGCCCTCGGCCGGGGAACCCTTGACGACCGTCGAGACGATGACCCACGACTTCACCGGCACGTCGAGTTCCTTCAGCGCGGCGACCTTGGCGCTCTCCTGGGACTGGCTGAACTCCTCGGCGTTCTCCTGCGTGGACTGCTCCTCGGTCTTGCCGTCCGGGTAGAGCGTCTCGTGCGGCACCACCTTGTTGTCGTGCGCGAGCCAGCCGTAGACGGCCTCGACCAGGTTCATCCGGTAGTCGGCGCTGGTGACCCGGACCGTCGTCATGTTCAGATGGCCACTGGTCGGATACGTCTTCCGCCCGGAAATGTGGAGCACCGGCTCGCCGCCGTGATCGCCCAGCGTGTTCACCGTCGGCCCCGGGGACATCTCCGAATACGGCACGGGGATGAACACTCCCGCGCACAGGAGCGCGATCAGCATCAGGGTGGAGGCGAGCATCGTCGCGGTGCGGCGTGGCATGACTCGACAGTACGGGACGGTCCTGTCAGCGCACCGTCAGGGCCGCCCGTCCGGGGCGGCCCTATGGTTTCAAACGCCTGTGACCTGCTCTTTTCCTGGCCGTCAGCTACCCGGCCGGGGCTTCTCCATGGCCTCCCGGAAGCGGGCGTAACCGATGAGCTCCGGGCCGTCGCCACGGACCTTGCGGGTCCGGTTGGCCCAACTGCCCCAGAGGCCCGCGCCGATCGCAGCCACAAGCGGAATCAGCAACCAGGCGAGCGCCGCCATGCCGACCTCCAACCCCTTGAGCGTCCGCAACTGACTGATCAGCAGATTAACCATCCGCAGTGACAACGCTCACGCCAGGGGTCCGGTTACGCAACCGGAAAACCGCGTCCCGGATTCAGCAGGCGCCCACCCACTCCTCGGTGCCGTCGGAGAACTTCTGGTGCTTCCAGATGGGCACTTCGTGCTTGAGATCGTCGATCAGTTTCCGGCAGGCCTCGAAGGCCTCCCCTCTGTGCGGACACGAGACGGCGACGACCACGGCGAGGTCACCGACCCGCAGATCCCCCACCCGGTGCACGGCCGCCAGCGCCCGCACCGGGAACTCCGTGACGACCTTCTCGGCGATCCGCCTCATCTCGGCCTCCGCACTGGGGTGGCAGGAATACCCCAGCTCCGCCACGTCGGCACCCCCGTCGTGGTTGCGCACCGTCCCGACGAAGAGCGCGGTGCCGCCCGCCGCGTCGTCCCCGACCGCCCGGAACACCTCGTCCACGGAGAGAGCCGTGTCCCGGATCCCGATCAGCTTGATCGGGTCCTGCGCGGCCTGCTCACCGGGGTGATCGCTCGTGGATGCCATGCCCCCATCGTGCCGCACGCGACCGACAGCGCGGAATAGAGCTATCGACCGGCACGCGCGGGTGCGCGTTGGACCCTCCTACGACGGGACCCGGAGAGGCCGGGCCGGCGGGGCGGGTCAGATGCGCCGCCGGGCCTTCCGCGCCCGCCGCACCACCGCCGCCGCGCCCAGCAGCGCCACCGTCGCACCCGCGGCACCCGCGGCCGTCGCGTCCTTGCGGCCCAGTCGCCGCCCGGCCACCGTGTGCCGGCCGGAGACCTCCTCCAGGAGCTCCGCCAGCACCTCCTCGTTGGTGTACCGCGGCCGCCACCCCGCGTCGTGCAGCCGGCTGCCACTGACCACCCAGGGGTACATCGTGTACGCCAGGTCCCCGGCCGGAGACGGCGTGAGCCCGATGCGGTGCAGGCGCGCCGCCGCACCCAGCGCGACCGCCGACGGCAGCTCCATCCGCCGGATGCCGCTGAGCTCCTCGACCTCCTCCTGCTCCAGCCACCCGTCGCACCCGACGGTCAGTTCCCCGTCGACCTTCTCCAGGACGGCGTACTCCAGCGCGCTGCACAGGTCCTCGACGTGGCAGAACTGCCACGCGGGCCGCGACCCGGCGACGACGAGCAGCCGGGGAGACTCGAAGTACCTGGTCAGCGCGGTGTCCGTGCCTCCCACCAGGATCGCCGGCCGCACCACGGTGACGTTCAGCCCCGGGTGCGCCCGTGGTGCCCGCCGTGCCAGCCGCTCGATCTCCAGCAGGTCGCCGACGCCCGTCGCCTCCGCCGTGGCCCGCAGCTCCGCGTCCTCGGAGAGCGGAAGCTCGTTGTCCGGCAGCGCCCCGTAGACCATCGCCGAGGTGCACAGCACGACCCGGTGCACCCCGGCCGCCGCGGCCGCCGTCAGGACGGTCTGCGTCCCCCGTACGTTGTAGGCCGTTCGGGCGGCGGCGTCGGTCTCCAGGTCCAGGTCCAGCGCCAGGTGCACCACCACGTCGGCGCCCCGCAGCTTCTCCGCGATGGCCGGATCCCGTACGTCCAGGATGTGCCACTGCGCCGCAGCGCACTCACCGCGCCGCTCGTCGATGGCGACGACCTGCTTGACCTCGTCGGACGCGGCGAGCTGCTCGGTGAGCAGGGCGCCGACGCCGTACGCGGCACCGGTGACCGCGACGACGGGTCCGCGTGCCGCGGGACTCGCGGAACTGGTTGACTGGTTTCGCGCTGCGCGAACCTGCGGATCTGGGGAACTCACCGGGCGTCTCCAGCGGTTGTCTTCAGTACGAGCGCGAGCGACGCGTGCGTACCAGGTGGCATCCATCCTGCCGCAGGCTGTCAGTCGGCGAAGCACCGAGGCCCGATCCGCCCCGGGTGTCTACGCTGGGTGGTGTTGTCGGGCAGCCGCGCCGCCGGAAAGAACCGGCGGCCCTACCAGCCGAGGAATCCCGTGAGTGACACCCCATTCGGATTCGGCCTTCCGCCGGAGGAGCCGGACGACGGCGACGAGGGCAAGAAGAAGGACCAGCAGAGCGGTGGTGGTCAGGGACCGGCCAATCCGTTCGGTTTCGGCGGCCTGCCCGGAGCCGGAGGATTCGGCGGCGGCCCCGGCGGCCCCGGTGCGGACAATCCGTTCGCAGCCATGTTCGGCTCCCTGAACCCCAACGACCTGGGCGCCGCGTTCCAGCAGCTGGGCCAGATGCTCTCCTACGAGGGCGGGCCGGTGAACTGGGACATGGCCAAGCAGATCGCCCGCCAGACGGTCTCCCAGGGCAGTCCCGACGGCACCAAGGACACCAGCGTCGGCCCCGCCGAGCGCAAGGCCGTCGAGGAGGCCGTCCGCCTCGCCGACCTGTGGCTCGACGACGCCACGTCGCTGCCGTCCGGTGCCGGCTCGGCCGTGGCCTGGAGCCGCGCCGAGTGGGTCGAGGCGACCCTGCCCGCCTGGAAGGAGCTCGTCGACCCGGTCGCCGAGCGCGTCGGCACCGCCATGGGCGACGTCCTGCCGGAGGAGATGCAGGCCATGGCCGGCCCGCTGATCGGCATGATGCGCTCGATGGGCGGTGCCATGTTCGGTACGCAGATCGGGCAGGCCGTCGGCGTGCTCGCCGGCGAGGTCGTCGGCTCGTCCGACATCGGCCTGCCGCTGGGCCCGGCCGGCAAGGCGGCGCTGCTGCCGGTGAACATCGAGACGTTCGGCAAGGACCTGAGCGTCCCCCAGGAGGAGGTGCGGCTGTATCTCGCCCTGCGCGAGGCCGCCCACCAGCGGCTCTTCGCGCACGTGCCGTGGCTGCGCTCGCATCTGTTCGGCGCGGTCGACGGCTACGCCCGCGGGATCAAGGTCGACACGGCCAAGCTCGAGGACGTCGTCGGCCAGTTCGACCCGCAGAACCCCGAGCAGCTCCAGGAAGCCCTCCAGCAGGGCATGTTCCAGCCCGAGGACACGCCTGAGCAGAAGGCCGCCCTGGCGCGTCTGGAGACGGCTCTGGCGCTCGTGGAGGGCTGGGTCGACGCCGTGGTCCACGCCGCCGCGAAGCCCCGTCTGTCGTCCGCCGACGCCCTGCGCGAGACGCTGCGCCGCCGCCGCGCCTCGGGCGGCCCGGCGGAGCAGACGTTCGCCACGCTGATCGGCCTGGAGCTGCGCCCGCGCCGCCTGCGTGACGCCTCCCGGCTGTGGGCCTCGCTCACCGACGCCCGCGGTGTCGACGGCCGGGACGCCCTGTGGCACCACCCGGACATGCTGCCGACGGCCACCGACCTGGACGACCCGGACGGCTTCGTGCACCGCGAGCAGATCGACTTCTCCGAGCTGGACAAGATGCTCGGCGAGGCGGCGGACAAGCCCGACCTGAAGAAGAAGGACGAGGGCGAGGGCGAGAACAAGGGCGACGACGCAGAGTGAGCCTGTACGACGACGCGGTCCTCGTGCTCAAGGAGTACGAGGACCAGACGGAGCTGCGCCAGGCCTACCTCGACCATCTGGCGGAACACCCGGACGGCCTCTGGAAGGCCTGCCACGCGGGCCACATCACGGCGAGCGCCCTGGTGATCGACCCCGAGGCCGGGCGGGTTCTGCTGACGCTGCACAGAAAGCTCCGGAAGTGGCTCCAGATGGGCGGCCACTGCGAGCCGGGCGACAGCTCCCTGGCGGCCACGGCCCTGCGTGAGGCGACGGAGGAGTCCGGTGTCTCCGGGCTCTCGCTGCTGCCGGGCGGCCCGGTACGCCTGGACCGGCACCCGATCCCGCCGCCGTGCCACTGCCACTTCGACGTCCAGTACGCGGTCCTGGCGCCCCGGGACGCCGCGCACGCGATCAGCGACGAGTCGCTCGACGTGCGCTGGTTCGGGTACGACGAGGTGGCGGAGGTGGCCGACGAGTCGGTCGTCCGCCTGCTGGAGGCGACACGCGCGAGGCTCACGGCCTGAGCCTGGAGGCGACAGGTGTGAGGCTCGTGACCTGACAGGCGTAAGGGGCGACCGCATGGGCGGTCGCCCCTTACGCCTTGTCCGGTCCGTGGTTGCTCAGTTCCAGACGTTGCCCTGGTTCTGCCCGCGTGCTCCCTGCTGGCCCATGCCGTACTGCGCGGCGAGGCCCGAGCCGATCTGGGCGTTCTGCGGCGGCAGCAGCTCGCTGGGCTGCACGAGCGCGAAGCCGGTGCCCATGAAGCTCAGCTCCCAGCCCTCGCCGGTGCTGCCGCGGCGCCGCCACACCCCGGAGGAGTGCGTCTGGGCCTGCATCTGCACCCGCAGGCTCGTCGACCAGGCGACGATCGCGTCGGCGTCGCAGTTGACGTACTTGTCGGGCGTCACCTGCATCAGCAGCGGCATGCCCGAGGTCATCAGGGCGATCTTGCCCCGACCGGTGATGTTGAGCTGGTACTTCCCGGAGCCGGAGATGCCGTAGAGGCTGTCGACGGCGATGACCTCGTGGTGCAGGGATGAGTCCATCGCCAGCACATAGCTGCTGTCGACGGTGAGGCCGTCCTGCTCCACCTCCATGACGTGGACGTGCTGCTTGAGGTTGGCGAGGTAGACCGTGCCCTGCCCGTGGCAGCGCATCAGGTCGAGTCCCTCACCGGTGTGCGCACGCGAGCGTGCCTGGTTGTTGCTCTGGTACTCGG from Streptomyces chartreusis NRRL 3882 harbors:
- a CDS encoding SDR family oxidoreductase produces the protein MSSPDPQVRAARNQSTSSASPAARGPVVAVTGAAYGVGALLTEQLAASDEVKQVVAIDERRGECAAAQWHILDVRDPAIAEKLRGADVVVHLALDLDLETDAAARTAYNVRGTQTVLTAAAAAGVHRVVLCTSAMVYGALPDNELPLSEDAELRATAEATGVGDLLEIERLARRAPRAHPGLNVTVVRPAILVGGTDTALTRYFESPRLLVVAGSRPAWQFCHVEDLCSALEYAVLEKVDGELTVGCDGWLEQEEVEELSGIRRMELPSAVALGAAARLHRIGLTPSPAGDLAYTMYPWVVSGSRLHDAGWRPRYTNEEVLAELLEEVSGRHTVAGRRLGRKDATAAGAAGATVALLGAAAVVRRARKARRRI
- a CDS encoding zinc-dependent metalloprotease, with the protein product MSDTPFGFGLPPEEPDDGDEGKKKDQQSGGGQGPANPFGFGGLPGAGGFGGGPGGPGADNPFAAMFGSLNPNDLGAAFQQLGQMLSYEGGPVNWDMAKQIARQTVSQGSPDGTKDTSVGPAERKAVEEAVRLADLWLDDATSLPSGAGSAVAWSRAEWVEATLPAWKELVDPVAERVGTAMGDVLPEEMQAMAGPLIGMMRSMGGAMFGTQIGQAVGVLAGEVVGSSDIGLPLGPAGKAALLPVNIETFGKDLSVPQEEVRLYLALREAAHQRLFAHVPWLRSHLFGAVDGYARGIKVDTAKLEDVVGQFDPQNPEQLQEALQQGMFQPEDTPEQKAALARLETALALVEGWVDAVVHAAAKPRLSSADALRETLRRRRASGGPAEQTFATLIGLELRPRRLRDASRLWASLTDARGVDGRDALWHHPDMLPTATDLDDPDGFVHREQIDFSELDKMLGEAADKPDLKKKDEGEGENKGDDAE
- a CDS encoding AIM24 family protein — protein: MQSPIFAYNEQQTQDRWSLQNKQMLRVALEGHDDILARKGTMVAYQGLVEFDAEYQSNNQARSRAHTGEGLDLMRCHGQGTVYLANLKQHVHVMEVEQDGLTVDSSYVLAMDSSLHHEVIAVDSLYGISGSGKYQLNITGRGKIALMTSGMPLLMQVTPDKYVNCDADAIVAWSTSLRVQMQAQTHSSGVWRRRGSTGEGWELSFMGTGFALVQPSELLPPQNAQIGSGLAAQYGMGQQGARGQNQGNVWN
- a CDS encoding PDZ domain-containing protein is translated as MPRRTATMLASTLMLIALLCAGVFIPVPYSEMSPGPTVNTLGDHGGEPVLHISGRKTYPTSGHLNMTTVRVTSADYRMNLVEAVYGWLAHDNKVVPHETLYPDGKTEEQSTQENAEEFSQSQESAKVAALKELDVPVKSWVIVSTVVKGSPAEGKLHAGDVIKAVDGTAVKEPADVAKLVTKHEPGQDVRFTIVPAKEQAAAEKEKRTPTKTQDVTITTTTSDDDGKKRAIVGISAGTDHTFPFTIDIKLADVGGPSAGLMFALGIYDKLTPGSLTGGKFVAGTGTIDDEGKVGPIGGIEMKTVGARAKGAQYFLTPADNCEAAAKDTPEGLTLIKVKTIKDALGALKDLRSGDTADLPKCGT
- a CDS encoding molybdenum cofactor biosynthesis protein MoaE, whose protein sequence is MASTSDHPGEQAAQDPIKLIGIRDTALSVDEVFRAVGDDAAGGTALFVGTVRNHDGGADVAELGYSCHPSAEAEMRRIAEKVVTEFPVRALAAVHRVGDLRVGDLAVVVAVSCPHRGEAFEACRKLIDDLKHEVPIWKHQKFSDGTEEWVGAC
- a CDS encoding PPA1309 family protein, translated to MSNTPMAASPLTRAVLEIDEYVSGLGWDQSARLFALVDTARLRAEQPSLADRLGLDDESETSGLTPIEQDEVPTGKPLDEFLATIAWPDAVAGCALAVERLMLPPSAEAQVPQGLDEAALSKWVADHPDRQEVRMTVAVLRDGTRESALRLREKDSPTEVLTGSDLVPGLAEALAATFED
- a CDS encoding NUDIX hydrolase — its product is MSLYDDAVLVLKEYEDQTELRQAYLDHLAEHPDGLWKACHAGHITASALVIDPEAGRVLLTLHRKLRKWLQMGGHCEPGDSSLAATALREATEESGVSGLSLLPGGPVRLDRHPIPPPCHCHFDVQYAVLAPRDAAHAISDESLDVRWFGYDEVAEVADESVVRLLEATRARLTA